The sequence below is a genomic window from Humulus lupulus chromosome 3, drHumLupu1.1, whole genome shotgun sequence.
TAACACGAGTGGTCTTGGGATTTATTATGTAggaataaaattaatttaaattttcatttttttcaaaaggctcatcaatatttcaTAAATGTTTTATGGATGAATTCAGAATTTTAATACTATTTTAGGAGGGCAATGAGACAGTATTTTCAACTTACATTTAAGATTACATGAAGAGCATGAGTGAGTTCTTCTTCCTTGTAGACCACATGATCATTGAACTTCAACTCAATATTAAATCCAACCGAATGATCAACTCTTTGAAACACCTCTTGTAATGTGCATAGTGGATCATCCTTCTCCACTTTCCACTCAAAAATTCTCCCATCTTTTGTTTTTCTAAACACAGGCTTCCCCACctgaaatatataaatataacattATAACTCTTATCAACTTCAAACTATCATCATGACATAAAACATATTAATAGTAATAGTTACCATTCCAGGCTCTTTCTGGGGTCCGTACGAAAGAAACTCTTGCAGAGTAATATCTGAAATTCTCTTCTCAACAATGACATCCTAGTAAACCCAATCATGAAAATGATTAAACTAAGCTGTTATTAATCATAGTATAATTAGAAGGAGTAAACAAGCTTAGTTGTACTAACCTTATCTTGAGTGAGGATGAAGTTATCATGGAAAATGACAGGACAGTCATCCTTGGTAACCTACAAAAATAGGTTGTTGGTTTTTTTGGTTCACAGTTTCGTCTAAAGGGTTCTTCGCTTAACAGGGAACAAACCCACAAGGATACTAATTAGTACGCTTCATTTGAGAAATTATTCACTTATTTTTTACAAATCACAATTTGAGATTCTACAACGATTCCCAGGCCTAATTTTTTTCACAGACCACCTGATTATTAAACTATaacttaaaatattaataatattcaACAATGAAAAGGGTTGTTGTAAACTGTAATGTTGGATAAACCAATTTTTTTTCCTCTTTTGTAATGTTggatattattataattattactaTTTTTACAGCTACACACCGtaacttaaataataataatgttaaaaaattaaagaaaagggGTGTTATAAATTGCAATGTTGAATAAACCAAGAAAAAAAGGGGGGTCTTTGTAAATTGTAATGTTGAATAAACTAAGAAAAAATTACCTAAAAAAAAGGGTTTTTACAgattggaaaaaaaaatgatgttttttttttttatgaaacacGGTGTCGTATTACAGTGACTAGAAAACCCGCCAAAATAAACGGAAATAAATAATAAAGGACACTTGCCACGTAGATAAAGCTAATTCTGAAACTCTGTCAATCGGCCGGTGAAGAAGCCTAGACACGCAACCACCGAACCACTAATCGCGGCGGTGAGATCCGACCGGAGACCCGAATCCCGAGTAACAGtctttttattttctattaataATAATGATTAAGAAATGAAAGAGAGAAAATGACCTGAACGTCGAACTCGACGAATTGAATGGGGAATTTGGCAGCGGAATTGAAAGAGAGAATGGAGTTTTCTTTGATGAATTTGAACCTCGAATCGTTCGACTGCATCATGTTCATGCCGCTTCCTCTGTGCCCGATCACCACCATTTTTCCCAATTCCATTTCTTCTTCACGATCACGATCATCATCATCGGCCTCCTCAAACACCAAGCAAGCAGCTGCATTTTCGGAGACTTGAAGCTCGAAGACACGGACGGCTTTCAAAGTCATTACGGATTGGTTTGAATCGGAGAAGATGTTGATTCTCTTGAAATCTGGATGAGATTGAGCTTGTTGGTTAAGGAAGAAGAATAACGAAGGTTTCGGTTTTGGATAATATACCAAAGAATGGAGCCCGAATGACATGCTCACCATCTTTATTtgtattctaattttttttttaatttttcaagaaAGAATATTCGAGTTCTTCTTCTATAGAATATCCAATTTTTTAATGGAGTAGACTCATCTAGATTGTTCTTCCTTCGACAAAACAATTAGaaacatgtgtatatatatatatatatatactaggatTAGATATGTGCCTACGGCACATCACCGTGAGATacaaatttcaaattaatattaACATACTTTTACATAATGTAGCAATAAAAACATAAATTCaaaccatatatataaaataacatATGTATAAGTGGGGTTGGAAGGTCAGAActaaatatttttgtaattaaatattaCTATTAATTACAGATAGTTTGAAAAGATATAAACATATTACTATTAATTACAGTCAGTTTTAAGAAATTTTTTGTCTTATATGGGTATAATGAAATTTTTTGTCTTTATTATGACTACCCAAATATCCATCTTTCTATTAAGTTATCTAGATATATTCGTTAGTTAattatttatgttattaatgAGTGCTTCAAACTTCTAACACTTAAATGTATTAATTATGACTATTTTATTAGTAATTTTAATTTCAACTATTACAGACAGATTATTAATAGATTTTGCATGTTTATGTAATAATTATAGCTTTTAAGAAAATCTATATAAGGTGGTTGGTTGGTTTTTAGCTACCAGTCACAAGATCAGGTGATATAATCATATATTTAGTTGAACAACCCTATTTATAAAATACCATTTATCTTATATTAgctttttcaaaccaaaaataaTATTCTGACTTATTATAGACCTTGACCAAGTTGATTTAATTATTGTggtatttaaaacttaaaaattgttGCTAATTGAGTTATTAAGATGCAAAAGTATGCtcctttcataaaaaaaatcgcaaaagTATAGCTTTGCTTAATTAGTAGTGGGGTTTCTCAAAACGCACAATTGAAAATCTTGTAAATAGTAGAATAATAATGTAGCATGTGTAGCATGGTGTGGTGTTATGTCTAACCCTAAAGGAAACAAGAATGGAAATATATTAAAGAGTAAATAGTATTTTTGCCTTCTAAACTTTTGACACCAGCCATCGGTCATGAGAGGTCGGTTCTGCTTAAACCGACTTAACACACATTCATAAAGCAGTTTATAcagaaccgacttatcatgtatgTCAAAGGTAAGCATGGGACATCGGTTGCGTgcgaactgacctaccatgtccaTATGGTAGGCCAGTTCTGTgtgaaccgacctcccatgcttgtAGAAGACATAATAGGTCGGTTCATACAAAACTGACTTACCATGTTGTCATGGTACGTCAATTCTATGTGGACCGACCTACCttgatgacatggtaggtcgataCTATGTGAACCGACTTATCATATCAcattataagaattttaaaatatattaatttatttaaactatagatatatatatatatatatgtgtaagctattagtgtatgaaataaatgtaataaatttatatttattaatattacattataatgttttgaagtatacataaataaatgaattaaattaaaataatatattttaaaattttaataatgtaaaaaCAAATTAGACCATCTTTATTAATATATTTGTATAATGACACATAATCGAACTAACATGTCTTTTAAAAAGTCATTTAAGACACTACTCTTTTatcaactttttatttatttattttaaattgtaattgttattaaattaaaatatttttttatttataaaatataattataatgtaatattaacaaatataaattttacattatttgaattttaaatatattaatttatttaaatactctaatttgtttttagattattggaattttaaaatatattaatttatttaaacaatacatatatatataatttatttaggtgtggaataagtattaaaaaaatatatacttattaatattatatatattataatttttaaaatataaataaataaattattaataattaaaaaaataatttaatttttataaataagaaaataatttgatttaatggtatttgtgatttaaaataaaaaaacttattaaacaattttagagtatctctttaataattttttaaataacatggCATGTCGGTTGTGTGAGAAATGACTTCTTATGTGACAtagtaggtcggttgtgtgggaaatgacttctcatgtgacatggtaggtcagttgtgtAGGAACAGACAtatcatgtcattataaaaatatattatcaaagatactctaatttgtttttagattattggaattttaaaatatattaatttatttaaacaatatatatataatttatttgggtgtggaataagtattaaaaaatatatacttattaatattatatatattataatttttgaaatataaataaatatattattaataattaaatttttttaatttaatttttataagtaAGAATATAATTTGATTTAATGGTatttgtgatttaaaataaaaaaacttattaAACAATTTTAGAgtcttacaccagaggtcggtttGGTGCCAATTGACCTACCGTgtttttacatcataagtcacTGGATGGGAAGTCGGTTCctaaccgacttatgaacattcaGAAGTCAGTTTTTAACCGATTAAtcatgtaatttttgtagtagtaCTACCAAATTGTATCATCTAAAATatactgttgacgtcgtttttcgtcaacagtgaaagaagagcacgtaaacaattactagtaatgaccaattaaaaaataacaacacaaaacacgatttctatgtggttcagcagttaaatctacctagtccacgagtctctgttattaaactcaagattatctctgaaaattcttaagcatgaatttttcagagttttctctccaggttcagaatttcggtcatttacaatggtgcatgacctctccatttatagagaaggttgcagaatactatcccacatattttgggtagttactctttttgtgtaaataaaataaatggctttaaatgcctataatcagatataaaaggaaacgtcccctgaagaccaggggcgtataactaaccaaataataacCCACgactttaggggatttacagtaataaatgaagatTACATCTCTTATGgataacacttatagatattcacggTTTtgatcatatatctccaaggccttagcctcccagatttctcgtcagctttcgagctaatgacatctcccgaggtcacacggctttcgagatcgtatgtgcgtcgagatcggaacccctgatccgaggtcatccctgaggatagatgcgtctccggagctacctttcgagatcgtgaacacttcgaggtcaccatattcgaggtcgtctcagtcttgcaggctcgatatttagttctggagcatactctaaaccttacgagtccaTTCGTTTGTGAATCCTACTTTCGAGGTtacatttaacatagctcgaaatctgggtataacatcttgccccctcaaaagtatttgttcgaatcctaagagaaggaaacttttgaactactttcttcaggaaccgtaccgtcatacacttttgaaaatggacacgcgtcagctgggtattactcatttttggtacttgagtaccttggaaacatgcccacgatcatccgtctgccaccttttcagcgccatcttgtcattgatccccatccgttggatctagcaaggatttcattcaacgccccagattaatccccctttttccatctatatatacgagaccccactcatcatcttcttttttattttcgttcaccagaagcaagaaaagagagaaaaaaaaaatgaaaccaaagaccttcctataaagcttctatcccgtgcatgttttctcagctaaagaaacaaagaaaccctggtttgttcgagtccgtgagttcttatttgcaacctctccttcattcaacgatctctctgcaatcgccattattgtgtaagtatgcaatctttgttttccattttgtcagtttttgttcatgctgttcttgctgtgtctttgtatgtactagtttacattcttagcataatacgataggagatttctatccgataggctcttatgctttttagatttccaacacagaatttacatcactggttcatacccagttttgatgtttgagcaagattcctgtttcctgggttttaaaattttaagagacgtttcttgtacaccaagatttcgggtaaaaaacttTGGCTTTGgctaatgcacgaaacccaaggctgccttttctggttaaccgccaatcttttttcccctgatttttgggattttcaaaaaattatccactctccttcctttctcgtggaacgacgtcctgactctttaataagggtcttagtatatagcttgttttgttcctaaaccccgagctcgtCTTTTCAaactcgtaattcttgcatgcatggccctcaccattttttctttctcgctagatgtcacagaatctggaaagatggtgggggtcgttgctggtagtcccttacgagccaaaaaccccgagcccagaatcgctgttcgcccggaatcaacgtcagataagggagtacgagcttgcacgcgagcaggaggatattcgagctcattatcgtcgTCAGATAGTCGAGGTTAttgagaagaagaggagaattcttcgggaggccctttatccgaaatccaattcaggacctaggccgattcccctcgaccctgcactaaaggtcactgtcgcataccatccaggagagctccaattttcactaatgggggaaccttcttcctcacagccgaggaaagaaatgttcgaggccgagcactattggagctcggttacctcgactagtcagataactgacatcttggccctccatggcctcagcttgtcaggttctttaaagtgtcgagctccgaccgaccacgaacgaagctgcttcgcccctgggggccgcgacgccaaggtgaaatacgcggcatggagccaggaacacatgagggcgggagcactgttgcccttgaagtcttttttcaaggacttcacggatttcgttgggttggctccgttccaacttaacaccaattcttacagggtgctgtctgccctgaggtcgctataccacgagctgacgtgggaaggaccttcgcctcaagagattttatatctcttttgtctgaaaagcaacccctcccgagctcggggaggagatggcttttattaacttttgagctatcccaaagagaagaaggtctttgaagatcttcccaatcatccgtctgatttcaaaagggccttcttctggacagacggtctgtccccgtctcgacactactcgttcaggcggattcgtaagtattctcgttatttTTGTTTCTGTGCTCGGGACTTTAGCTCTTAtatccgtacttagttgaaatatgttttgtctttcagccaattttcagcgtcccactcctgacgagacaatgaaggggcatagagagaccctgctccaactcccccatggcaggaggtctctcttataccttttacacgaggacaggctccgaaaatgcggacttttgggggagggctagtccacctctgactggtccaataaaaagtatgaacactgggagcaggtgcctttgcccacaggtgccctccctccgaggagagaagcagggccgccacttccagttcgcacAAGGAGTCCGctatcggggaatgaggctaatgacgaagcctcgagctcagatttggatgaaggtaaagcccttcctacctcgagaatgtggtcccccatcttactaaaacataaacccaataggttagtctcatgcccacatgatagataccacttctacatatggagttgggtagacgactgtgtccataggtttgatgcTAGGCTCGGGaagtacgacaccatgtatactacggacgaggtgtggaacgggatagctgttcaatacgggaccaacgattatagggacctttcgaggttatcacccacatatagggaaggcactccccccgcctcctctgaagacgggggaatttcatggtccccaatcTCGAGCTCGGgagagagttccagttaggtttcctctATCATCAATTTATATGTCtgtgtgatactgaaacaacttatatgcttttctcttttactgactcacactgtgttgtgacttgtgcaggcaagattgattccgaccttgacaacatcatcgaaagtggtggcgccaagaggagcaagcgtcccaaagcggggtcgctgaagactgaccggccgggcaagggccccaagaggtccaagaaaacccctcctcctgcTCCGCCGGTTTCAAGCTCCATCGCTGCGGTGACTTCCCAGGTCGGTGCTTCCACAGTggcgccgtcctcgcaggtcgtcgcctctgCAGTGGCGCCGACGACGCTGGTCGGTCCCTCCATTATGGTTGagccccaacctcctgtggtggttcagtcatccttgggtccgccttctagaaagccttctgcttctcgagctcagaagctatcagtttccacccacatggatgcatatgtggtcgacaATGCCGCTGTGTCCCATCTACGCTGGTCTCAGATGTTATGTCCCagatcggccagagctttggcagtctcgaagctccccaatggcaatgcttgaacgatacccaagactgcactgtcctctatgagaagagtatcgagctcgctgccgcggtaagtgTCTTTCTACAGTCCttcttcttggttataatcacactgatctggtgttaatgatgattttttcctttttcagtctcttgcctttactgcccagctcaattataagttgaacaacgagattcattcgagcaggtctcatgctcaagaggcgaaggatctccacctcaaagcgagcgatgatctgaaggcagcgaatgcaaagcttgaggcaggagcaaaGGAGCGTGAAGgcatggccaccgagctcgggaagctgaaagctAAGCTCGAGGAGCTTAAGAAGgagaatgccaagctcgagggtcttaagaaggagatcacccagctccaggagaccaacaagaagcttgaagaggaaaaggctgccacctttgatatcatggaggatgaaaaagcttgtctccttgctgagtacaaagagaagaaggatcaggcggttgactcagccatgtaccgaatgtgggccaacaatgaagatctggataccagcttcttaggtcctcacgaggcgacacttcttgacaggtggaatgctcggctcgagaaggaagaggctgctcggctcgagaaggaagaggctgctcgggaggccgtttcggagggagctcaggaggatagccatgctattcgtcttgaggagtccggtgctgctgatgctgagaaggccaaggagactcctctttcttaaatctgatctcggggaaaccatctattggggctgcgtccccttatttttgtaattattttaatttatgcccacggggctgatacaatttctttaaatattgacttatatatgctttacattttttggctcgaaatattttgcacactttatatggatgaatcatttatgtttatttattcatacaaacatattgtggatttaggctcgaagctcaatgcattcatgcaaagtttgttcaaattatccgcttccgacctcgttatttttcaaagtcggatattactttaaccatgaacccgaaagtacttatatggtatgtaatgtgcatgatttggttatatcttttttgcttagtcacttttcctcatcctcggtctttgctccaaggttaagagttcgaaactatttttctttaagacattccagcctttatctcgaagtaggtttaggttcctacttatcgtcgattagttttttggctggtttgttctaaacctgttaagtttgcacatctggttaactccaaacgttttctgtttttgataattcggttatgtccgaactatctaagctcgcgtatctggttatatccaaatactttatgtttttgataattcggttacgtccgaactatctaagctcgcgtatttggttatatccaaatactttatgtttttgatgattcggttacgtccgaactatctaagctcgcgtatctggttatatccaaatacttcatattttattttattttattttatgttttaagctgatggtatatataccaatgatgcccccttaatatcctatgagtacgaccataggttattaaattaagagagattgcaaaaataaaaaataaaaagagataatatattgatcgaaataaatctttatttgatggaattcaaaaagcaaacaaactaatacagatagacactcatggttataggcaacacttttcctatactactgatagtaaggtctaaggtgttcgccattccatgctcgtggtaccatgctcccgtccaatctcgtaagtttgtacacaccgggacggatgattgactctatctggtacggtccttcccaattcagcccgagcaccccagctgctggatctcgcgttgccaagaatacgcgtctcaacactagatctcccattctgaactttcaatctcgaaccctcttgttaaaatacctgatagttcgttgctggtaagcagcgtttctcagctgagcctcttctctcttttcttcaatcaagtctagggtttcttcgagctgagtgtggtttgaactttgatcgtaaatctgagttcggatcgttggaatttcgacctcgatgggcaacattgcctcgtagccgtatgctagagagaacggggtatgtcctgtggaggttcgagctgtggtcctgtatccccaaaggacttggggaaattcttcgggccaccgtccctttgcttcctccaactttttctttaaagaacttttgagagttttgttcacggcttcgacctggccattcgcttgagggtgagctactgatgaaaaattCTTTATTATGctgttcttttcacaaaagttggtgaacaagtcgcaatcgaactgggttccattgtcggatacgatcttccttggtaccccatagcggcacacgatgctttttaccacgaaatcaaggatcttttttgaagttatagttgccaacagttcagcctccgtccactttgtgaagtaatccacggcgaccacaacatattttactccgtccttaccagtcgggagagagcctatgaggtcgatgccccataccgcgaaaggccatggggaagtcaacatggtcagttcggatggtggtGCTCGGGGTATTGtggtgaatctctggcatttatcgcattttttCATGtattcgaaagaatccgttttgatggttggccagaagtatccttggcgtatgatctttttggacaggctatgccccccggtgtgatctccgcaaaatccttcatgaatttcttcaatgatcttcttagcttcgggaggggttacgcacctaagtaacggcatggaatatccccttctgtatagtttcccatccaaaatggtgtaacggggaagttggtacatcaactttcgagcctggttccgatcttttggaaggactcccatttcgaggtaatcaactattggggtcatccaggtcggctctgtttcgatcatacacacatcttcctcttctggctcgttaatgctaggcactaataggtgttctatgggcacaacattcagctcttcattttcggcggatgtggcgagctgggctaaggcatctgcatttgagttccgttctcggggaacctgttcaattgcgtaaaactcgaaatactccaatgcagattttgccttctccagataagctgccattcttgtgccacgagcttggagtcactatagcaatgtatagctttagctttgagctcctttgctatacgaagtcccgcgagtagagcctcgtactcggcctcattattcgatgctttaaagccaaatcttaaggcagaatggaatctactccctgcgggggtaaccagaatgacccctgcccccgctccattttcatttgatgagccgtcgacgtaaagtttccgcagctcgtgggccgtggttattacctcgtcgtcggctataccagcccattccactatgaagtccaccaatgcctgtgccttaatggtcgttctcgggtggtaggtgatctcgaactgtcccaGCTCAACAgtccatttaagaagtcgacctgaagcttctggtttagacaggacttgcctaagcggttgatcagtcagtacatggatgggatgcgcctgaaagtaggggcggagtttacgagatgaatgaattaaactgagcgcgagtttctccatcaatgggtatcttgactctacccccagtaatcttttactgatgtagtagacgggtctttgcaccttctcttcttctcgaaggagcacagcgcttatcgcgtgttcggtggttgaaaggtataggtacagtatttctcctgTTTCAGGTTTCGACAGGATGGGTGGctctgcaaggtgctttttgagctcctgaaaggccagctcgcattcctccatccattcaaatttcttacctccccttaataaattaaaaaatgggaGGCcgcggtccgtagatttcgagatgaatctgcttagggctgccatcctgccagtcaagctttggacatctttgtgcctccgaGGCAAAGGCATgccaatcagggccttgatcttgtcgggattagcctcgattccacgagagtttacaataaagcccagaaactttcctgaagataccccaaaagtgcact
It includes:
- the LOC133822425 gene encoding glycerophosphodiester phosphodiesterase GDPD1, chloroplastic-like, translating into MVSMSFGLHSLVYYPKPKPSLFFFLNQQAQSHPDFKRINIFSDSNQSVMTLKAVRVFELQVSENAAACLVFEEADDDDRDREEEMELGKMVVIGHRGSGMNMMQSNDSRFKFIKENSILSFNSAAKFPIQFVEFDVQVTKDDCPVIFHDNFILTQDKDVIVEKRISDITLQEFLSYGPQKEPGMVGKPVFRKTKDGRIFEWKVEKDDPLCTLQEVFQRVDHSVGFNIELKFNDHVVYKEEELTHALHVILNEVNEYAKDRPIIFSSFHPDAAQLIRKMQNTYPVFFLTNGGSEVYTDKRRNSLDEALKLCLESGLQGIVSEVKAIFRNPGMISKIKESNLRLITYGQLNNVPEVVHMQHLLGIEGVIVDLVEEITEAVSEYIIHPSAAKEVNGIDFFEEETERRTQVVRNKPQFSQPELSFLLKLIPELIQH